The DNA window GGGCCACCCGGTGCTGTTTCTTATAGAACTGGGTCTCCTGAAGGGGAAGGATCTCTTCCGTATTCTTCACTGTCTCATCATACAGGAGACGTTTTACCACCCGGCCTTTGAGCAGGTGTTCAGACACGATCTCCGGAATGTCTTCTTCCTTGACCATGGCATAGAAAGAACCTTCCGGGTACACGATCATGATCGGTCCCAGCGCGCACAGACCAAAACATCCTGTCTTTACCACGCCTACTTCCTGCTCCAATCCGTTTCTCTTGATCTCTTCTTCTAGTTTTTCTCTGATCTTCTGGCTGCCAGAGGAAGTACATCCTGTTCCACCGCAAACCAAAACATGCGAACGATACATTGTCTCATACCTCCTTCTTTATTCCTGTACAGCGCCTAGTGTATACTTGGTGACCACCTGCCCTTTTTTCAAATGCAGATCAAATACTTCCATTGCTTTCTCCTGGGTCATCTTTACATAGGTCACCTTCTCTTTTCCCGGTTCCAGTACTTCCACGATCGGCTCATACTGGCATAATCCGATACAGCCAGTGGGGGTCACGCTGATCTTATCCGTCAAAAATTCCTTCTGTACCGCATCCGAAAGGGCGGCCAGCACCGGCCTGGCTCCGCTGGCAATGCCGCAGGTTGCCATGCCTACCACCACTCTGGTCTGGGTCTCACTCTCAGAGCGCACTCCTACTTTACTCTGGTTCCGTTCTCTTATCGCTTTTAATTCTTCCAGAGATTTCATACTCATCCTCCTTATCGTCTCATCCTCACCACAATGTTCCGTCGTCTACTTCCTTCTTTCCTTCTGCCAGATAGTCTTTGATAAATCTGGACACCTCCGCGTCCTGGAAAGAGATATCTCCCAGAATTTCTCGCATTTCTCTGGTATCCAGCACAAATTCTCTTCCATCCAGAGCATACCGGTAATGAAAATCAATCTGCTCGTTGTACACGATCAAAGTATAGATGGCAGCGTTGATATCCCCTACAGGCATCCGGTCGATATGGGACAGTCCAAATATTGCCCTCACAAGGGTTCCTTCTCCTTCTTTTGAACAAAGTTCAAAGTTTCCGCCGGAACCTTCTGCCGCCTGTTTAAAAAAAGGGATCCCAAGTCCTATCCTCCGGGTAGTCCGGGTAGTATAAAACGGATCTAGCGCCTGTTCCGCCTGGTTCTTACTCATTCCGCATCCATTATCTTTGATAGTGACTATAAGCCTGTCTTTCTTCGTATCTGCCTCCATGCTGATCTCTATGAGACTGGCGCCGGCCCGCACAGAGTTCTCCGCCACATCCAGCACATGCAGGGAAATTTCTGTCAGCATGGCTATTCGTATTTTGCCAGAATATCGTCAATATCATCCACCGTCAGACGGCCATACACCTCGTCGTTGACCATCATGACCGGCGCAAGGCCGCAGGCTCCTACACAGCGGCAGGCATCCAGAGAAAATTTCCCGTCCGGCGTACACTCTCCGCCCACGATCCCTAATTTTTCCATCAGCTTATTATATATATCCCCAGAGCCTTTTACATAACAGGCTGTTCCAAGACAGACGGATATCCGGTACCGCCCCTTGGGGTTCA is part of the Lachnospiraceae bacterium KGMB03038 genome and encodes:
- a CDS encoding (2Fe-2S) ferredoxin domain-containing protein; the protein is MKSLEELKAIRERNQSKVGVRSESETQTRVVVGMATCGIASGARPVLAALSDAVQKEFLTDKISVTPTGCIGLCQYEPIVEVLEPGKEKVTYVKMTQEKAMEVFDLHLKKGQVVTKYTLGAVQE
- a CDS encoding ATP-binding protein, which encodes MLTEISLHVLDVAENSVRAGASLIEISMEADTKKDRLIVTIKDNGCGMSKNQAEQALDPFYTTRTTRRIGLGIPFFKQAAEGSGGNFELCSKEGEGTLVRAIFGLSHIDRMPVGDINAAIYTLIVYNEQIDFHYRYALDGREFVLDTREMREILGDISFQDAEVSRFIKDYLAEGKKEVDDGTLW
- a CDS encoding NAD(P)H-dependent oxidoreductase subunit E; translated protein: MLSKKSTVQFNGTEAQKQELLEMIAELKDEKGSLMPILQRAQEIYGYLPIEVQKIISDETGIPLEKIYGVATFYSQFNLNPKGRYRISVCLGTACYVKGSGDIYNKLMEKLGIVGGECTPDGKFSLDACRCVGACGLAPVMMVNDEVYGRLTVDDIDDILAKYE